From the Mustelus asterias chromosome 14, sMusAst1.hap1.1, whole genome shotgun sequence genome, one window contains:
- the lcmt2 gene encoding tRNA wybutosine-synthesizing protein 4 — MSGGSVAVSTRKKRQAGKDVAVQGTNDSSIVSKCSMVSLGYFNDPFLKGFANKTTRRAPLINRGYYVRAKAVDYSLSCFLQQTASYSQRQILSLGAGFDSLYFRLKANGELKNVIVYEVDFPDVVQRKATLIKNKQEFVELIGCIDEIRPAQMGRLFLSGMDYKLLGIDLTEIVELDKLLMETGLNPACPTLILSEVVLTYMRCESSSAVIHWAADRFSSAVFVLYEQIHPADPFGQVMQRHFTQLNSTLHAIIQFPEKETQRRRFLNEGWEECHCIDMNEFYVGFIPEQEKQRIEMLEPFDECEEWHLKCSHYLILSASKGDLRKCLLLRPPPGFRLNKLDTLDPLRIAVSLCETETENPLLRRFGHCSSFIAPNIVVTSGGFGSRGGQHGRLRDISLMIKNGPVWKCSSVKDQGSIHLLTERMFHSMTTLCDSQCIIFGGRTSPLKPLTSLVCLNCDMSDGAISSINLSVKEIECSGNAPSPRWRHTATEVIYKGQRYLFVCGGRSPKELALNDWHFLSLEDYNWADIPVNGPTPESRHSHSACSWKGGVLIAGGLGATQIPLASIFHLRPTSTGFTWDRIETVSSFIPRYAHTAHIIDDELILLGGVAIHSDSTPELTLIDLKTGQSFHYCIDTNLVKWPLMLHNHSSVLLLKERQVLIIGGGGNCFSFGTHLNHQPVLLRLPEIR; from the exons GTCCAAGGTACAAATGACAGCAGTATCGTTAGCAAATGTTCAATGGTCAGTCTAGGCTACTTCAATGATCCCTTCCTGAAAGGATTTGCAAATAAAACCACCAGAAGAGCTCCACTTATAAATCG TGGCTACTATGTGAGGGCAAAGGCAGTGGATTATAGCCTGAGTTGCTTCTTGCAACAGACAGCAAGTTACTCTCAGAGACAG ATCCTTTCActgggagctgggtttgattccttgtACTTTCGGCTAAAGGCAAACGGGGAGCTGAAAAATGTGATTGTATACGAGGTGGATTTTCCAGATGTTGTTCAGCGCAAAGCCACTCTGATTAAAAACAAGCAGGAATTCGTGGAGCTCATAGGCTGCATTGATGAAATTAGACCAGCTCAGATGG GTCGTCTGTTTCTCAGTGGTATGGATTACAAATTGCTTGGCATTGACCTGACTGAAATAGTGGAGTTAGATAAGCTACTGATGGAGACTGGCCTAAACCCTGCTTGTCCGACCCTGATATTATCAGAGGTTGTACTGACATACATGAGATGTGAAAG TTCTTCAGCAGTGATCCACTGGGCAGCGGACCGATTTTCGTCAGCAGTGTTTGTGCTCTATGAACAGATACATCCAGCTGACCCCTTTGGCCAGGTCATGCAGCGACATTTCACTCAGTTGAACTCCACTCTGCATGCAATCATTCAGTTTCCTGAAAAGGAAACTCAAAGGAGGCGATTTTTAAATGAG GGCTGGGAGGAATGTCATTGTATTGACATGAATGAGTTTTATGTTGGATTTATTCCGGAACAAGAGAAACAAAGGATTGAAATGTTGGAACCTTTTGATGAGTGTGAG GAATGGCATCTAAAGTGTTCTCACTATTTAATTCTGAGTGCATCAAAAGGAGACCTGAGAAAGTGTCTGTTGCTCCGTCCTCCCCCAG GGTTCCGTTTAAATAAATTAGATACCCTTGATCCACTGCGGATTGCTGTGTCTCTAtgtgagacagaaacagagaatcCTCTTCTGAGGAGGTTTGGCCATTGTTCTTCATTTATTGCCCCAAATATTGTTGTTACCAGTGGAGGATTTGGCAGCAGAGGTGGCCAGCATGGACGCCTCAGGGACATATCACTGATGATTAAAAATGGACCAGTTTGGAAATGCAGCTCTGTTAAAGATCAGGGATCAATCCATTTAttga CTGAACGAATGTTTCACAGCATGACTACTCTTTGTGACAGTCAGTGCATAATCTTTGGTggccgcacatctccactgaagccACTGACAAGTCTTGTTTGTTTGAACTGTGACATGAGTGATGGTGCCATCTCCAGCATCAACTTGTCAGTAAAGGAGATCGAATGCAGTGGCAATGCACCATCACCACGCTGGCGACACACAGCAACAGAAGTGATTTACAAAG GTCAGAGGTACCTGTTTGTCTGTGGTGGTCGCTCTCCCAAAGAATTGGCACTAAATGACTGGCATTTCCTTAGCCTGGAAGACTACAACTGGGCAGAT ATTCCAGTTAATGGGCCCACTCCAGAAAGTCGTCATTCCCACAGTGCCTGTTCATGGAAAGGTGGTGTGCTGATTGCTGGAGGATTAGGAGCAACTCAGATCCCTTTGGCATCCATTTTCCATCTTAGGCCAACCTCAACTGGATTTACTTGGGACAGAATAGAAACAGTTTCTTCTTTCATTCCACG ATATGCACACACAGCCCATATTATTGACGATGAACTTATTTTACTGGGAGGAGTGGCAATCCATTCTGATTCAACTCCTGAATTAACTCTTATTGACCTTAAAACAGGACAAAGTTTTCACTACTGCATAGACACA AATCTTGTGAAGTGGCCGCTAATGTTGCACAATCACAGTAGTGTGTTGTTGTTGAAGGAGCGCCAAGTGCTGATTATAGGAGGAGGAGGGAACTGCTTCTCATTTGGAACTCACCTCAATCATCAACCAGTTCTACTGAGGCTACCTGAGATCAGATGA